The window ATTACGGATTCGCTACAACGGCTTTGCCGGCCGTTACGATCGCCGTCCCCAGCCCAGCCCGGTTCCTTCCAAAACCCCCTGAGACGATGGCCCGCCCTGGCCTGTACCCCGCGCCTAACCTGTCGCTGGAGCGTGAGCTGGCCGCTCACTATGATCTGGTGTGCGTGGCCGGGGTCGATGAGGCCGGGCGCGGCGCGCTGGCCGGACCGGTGTATGCTGCCGCCGTGGTGCTGCCCCTGGATAATGCGTCATTAACTGAGACGCTGCGGGACGTGGCCGATTCCAAACTGCTGCCGCCGGCGACGCGCGAACGCTTATTCGACGTGATTTGCGACGCCGCCCTGGCCTTTGGCATCGGTTCCGTCGCGGCGGTCGAGATCGATCGCGCCGGCATCCTGGCAGCCACGCGGGCGGCCATGACCGCCGCCGTGGGCGCGCTGAGTCCGGCGGCGCAGGGGATCCTGGTCGACGGCCCGCTGCGGCTCGTCGGCGGCAAGCTGCCGCAGCGGCCGATCGTGCGCGGCGACCGGCAAAGCCTCAGTATCGCCGCAGCCTCCATCCTGGCTAAAGTCAGCCGCGACCGCACCATGATTGCTCTGGACGAGCGCGCGCCGGGCTACGGTTTTGCCCGTCACAAGGGGTATGGCACGGCCGAGCACCTGGCGGCGCTCGGCCGGCTGGGGCCGCATCCCGAACACCGGCGCAGCTTCGCGCCATTGCGGACCGGTTTGTTTTCGCGGACGGAATGATGTAAACACGGATGGGACACGGATAACACAGATTAAACGGATTGAAGCTCTCAGCCTCTATCCGTTTAATCCGTTAAATCCGTGTCCCATCCGTGTTTAATTTATTTGCCGAACTTCTGACGCAAGAGGTCGGTCAGCGTTGGGCGGCCGATCTCCTGGAGTTCGTAGCGCACGCGCTGGTTGGGCTTGTCGATGTCCACCAGCCGCCCCAGGTCGATGGGCGTGGCGATCAGCACCATATCGACCGGGGTGCGGTTGATCGTCTCCTCCAGGTCGGCCATCTGCTCCCGGCCATAACCCATGGCCGGCAACACAGCCCCGGTCGTGGGGTATTTGCGATAGGTGTCGGCGATGGTGCGCACGGCGTAGGGGCGGGGATCAACGATGTCGGCCGCGCCGAATTGCTGCGCCGCCACGACCCCGGCCCCATAGGCCATCTCGCCGTGGGTCAGCGTGGGGCCGTCTTCGATGACCAGGACGCGCTTGCCCTTAATGGCCGCCGGGTCATCGACGAAGAGGGGGGACGCGCCGCGCACAATGGCCGCCGTGGGGTTGGCGGCGCGGACGTTGGCCAAGACCGTGTTGACCCCGGCGGCGTCGGCCGTGTCGATTTTGTTGATCACCACCGCGTCGGCCATCCGCAGATTGGCCTCGCCGGGGTGATAGCGCACTTCGTGGCCCGGCCGGTGGGGGTCAACCACGACGATGTGATAATCGGGCCGGAAGAACGGCAAATCGTTGTTGCCGCCGTCCCAGATGATGACGTCGGCTTCGGCCTCGGCCTGGCGCAGGATGGCCTCGTAATCGACCCCGGCGAAGATCACCGCGCCGCGGTCGATGTACGGCTCATACTCCTCGCGCTCTTCGATGGTGCAATGGGCGCGATCCATGTCGGCGTTAGACGCAAAGCGCTGCACGGCCTGGGCCGCCAGATCGCCGTAGGGCATGGGATGGCGCACGGCCACCACGCGCTGATAGCCCAGCTCGCCCTTCAGGATGTCGAGCACCTTGCGCGAGGTCTGGCTCTTGCCGCTGCCGGTGCGCACGGCGCACACGGCCACGATGGGCCGGGTCGATTTCAGCATCGTTTGACGGGGGTTCATCAGCCGGAAGCCGGCCCCGGCGGCCAGCACGCGCGACGCCAGGTGCATGACGTACTCGTGCGACACGTCGGAGTAGGAGAAAACGACCTCATCGATCTCATGCTTGCCGATCAAATCGGTCAACTCGCTTTCGGGGTAGATGGGCAGGCCATCGGGATAGAGCGGGCCGGACAGCGCCGGCGGATAGAGCCGGCCGTCGATGTTGGGGATCTGCGTGGCCGTGAAACCGATCACCCGCGCGCTTTCGTTGTGGCGATAGACGGTGTTGAAATCGTGGAAATCTCGGCCGGCGGCCCCGGCGATGATGGTGCGCACTGGACGTTGGGAAGTCATAGGGGATTCTGCTCCTGGGATAAGGTGTTAGGCTTGGGCGCCGGCATGGGAACCCGCGCCGGATCGATGCTATCTGAAAATTGGCAAACTGGCATTTGATATTATGAAAAGTAATGTTATAATGCTGGCAAGTTGCGTGACATAATCTTTCAGGCACTGCGCAGAGTCGCTTTCATGCTCTCTGGTCTGCTGGAGTGTGATCGCAATGGTTGACTTGAGAGGAGATGTAGAGTAACTGGCTGCCCGCCACGGCCAAGCTCCCTCGTGTTCGAAAGCAACGATACTCTATTCGGCTACCGATCAGGGAGTAGAATGCCATGGAAGAGCAATTGCTTGCCTTCTTGTCGCACCTGAAGCAGGAATACCATTACTCAGAAAATACCGTTGCCGCCTATCGAAATGACCTCAACCAGTTTCTGGACTACGTAGAGGGACGCGCCGGCGCCAACCTGACCGATTGGGCGTCGGTATCCGAAGACGACATCGAGGCGTATTTGACCTTTATGAAGCATAAGGCCCAACCTTATGCTTCTTCGACCATCGCCCGCAAGGTGGCGGCGATCAAATCCTTCTATAATTTCCTGGCGACACAAGGCCTTGTCGATGAGAACCCGACGCTCGACGTCGATTCCCCCAAAGTGAAAAAGCGCCTACCACAGACGTTGACCCTGGAAGAAGTTGAACGCTTGCTCGACGCCCCCCAGAGCGGTCACTCGGCCAAAAACCTGCGTGACGTGACCCTGCTCAACGTGCTATACGAAACCGGGATGCGGGTGACGGAAGTGGTGTCGATTCAACTGGAGGACGTGGCCCTCGACCGCTCCGCCCTTTCCTCACCCACCCGCCAGGGCGACGCCCGCGACATCCCGATTGAGGAATCCACCAAAGCCCTCCTGGACCAATACCTGGCCGAAGGACGGCCGCAACTGGCCAAGGATAATCAGGAGCGCGCCCTTTTCCTGAACCATCGGGGAGAAAAATTGACCCGCCAGGGTTTATGGTTGATCATTAAGGGGTATGCCAAGCAGGCCGGGCTGAATACCGAGGTGACACCACACACCCTGCGCCACAGCTTCGCCGTTCATCGCCTGAGCAAAGGCTCCAAACTGGAAGATATTCAGCGCCTGCTGGGACATGCCAATATTTCAACTACCCAGATTTATATCCAGATGGAAGCGTCCGACCACGAACACGCAGCTACATCGGCCGTTGTCTGAAAAAGCCGTCGTCTGAAAACCGCCCCTATCGCCCATAGAGGAACCAAGCCCATGCCATCTGTCGAGATTAGCGCCGCCGCCGATTTCATTCGCCAACGGACACAACGCCGGCCAAAGATCGGCCTGATCCTTGGCTCCGGGCTGAACCCGTTGGCCGAGGCCATCGAATCGCCCGACGTCATCCCCACCGGCGACATCCCCCACTGGCCCATCTCCACCGTTCAGGGCCACGCCGGGCGCCTGGTCATCGGCGAACTGGAAGGGCAGGCGGTGCTCGTGCTCCAGGGGCGTATTCACTTCTACGAAGGCTATCCGATGGCGGTCGTTACGCTGCCCGTGCGGGTGATGATCGCCCTGGGCATCGAGATGCTCATCGTGACCAACGCCGCCGGGGGATTGAACCCATCCTTCGCGCCGGGCGATCTGATGCTCATCCGCGACCACCTCAACTTTCCGGGCATGGCCGGCAACAATCCCTTATTTGGGCCAAACGACGAGGCTACTGGCCCCCGCTTCCCCGATATGACCCAGGCCTATGACCCGGCGCTGCGCGACGTAGCGCGCCGGGCGGCGGCCGCGGCGGGGCTGACGCTGCGCGAGGGGGTCTACGCCTACGTCGCCGGCCCCAGCTTCGAGACGCCGGCCGAGCTGCGCTTCCTGCAAATTGCCGGCGGCGACGCGGTGGGCATGTCCACCGCGCCGGAAGTCGTCGTGGCCCACCATGCCGGGGTGCGCGTGCTGGGCATCTCCACCATCGCCAACCTGGCCCTGCCCGACCCGCCGCCCGGTCTGACGGTGAACCATGAAGAGGTGCTGGCCACGGGCCAACTGGCCGTGCCGCGCCTCATCCTTCTGGTGCGGGGCATCCTGCAACAACTGAGCGCGACGAGCTAGACCAACGGCGTCGGGCCGCCCCCCACTGCCGCCGGTCAATCCGCCCGCTCCGTCCCCCCTATGGACCGCATCTACCTGTTTCTCATCCGCAACGATGTCTGGATCTACATCGTCAGCGTTCTGTTTCTGTTCTGGTATCTCACCGAACTGGTGCGCGCCGTGCGCACCTTGCGGCGGGCGATGTTCAATCTGGAGCGGGAGACGGCCACGGCGGCCCGCAATCACGCCCTGAGCTTCGTCCTTTTCTTCTCGGCCGTCATCGCCATCGTCTTCTACGTCAACCGCAACATCGCCCCCAACCTGCCGGAACAGCTCTTGATCCCCGAAACACCGACGCCCGACGTTTTCGCCACGCCGCTCTCTTCGCCGACGCCCTTCGGCACGGCCGTGGCCGAGGGCGAGGGCATCTTCGCCCCGGTGCTGGCCCCCACGGCCACGCTGCCGGCCCAGCCGGGTCTGGAGGTCACAGCCGTCCTCACCGGTACGGTTTCGGCCGAGACAGGCGAGGCCGCCGGCACACCCACCCCCATCGCCGACTGCATCCCGGAATTGATGATCAGTGAACCACTGAACGGCTCGGTGCTCTTCCAGCGGGTCACCATCCGGGGCACGGCCAATACCGGCGACCTGCACCAGTACAGCATCGAGATGAACGGCCCGCAGACCGTCGGCGCGTGGGCGCCCATCACCCAGGAGCCGGTGGCCCAGCCTATCGTCAACGGCGATCTGGCCCAGGCCGATTTGAGCCAATGGGCCGTGGGGCCATATCAGATGCGCCTGCGCGCGCTCAATGCCACGGGGGGTGAGTTGGGGGCGTGTACGATCGAGATCATTCTCGATAATTAGCTGCCGGCCTGATAGAAGCACAGCATCGTATTGCCATAGCGCCGCTCATCGCTGAGGGTCAGGTTCGCTAACTCGACCGGCTTGTACTCTCGTGGGTCGATCTGGACGATGACCAATCCACCGGCGGTCAGATAGCGGTCGATGGCCGCGTCGATAAGGCGCAGCGGCTCGATCCAGATCTCCATGTATTGCGGCGGGGCGATGTAGACCACGTCGAACGGCGGCCCCGGCGCGGCGCGCAGATAGGCCAGCGCGTCGCCCGCCACGACCTTTGCGCCGTCCTCCAGCCGGGTGTGGGCCAGGTTGTCGCGAATGGTCTGGATGGCGGCGCGGGCCTTGTCGACGAACACCACCTCGGCCGCCCCCCGGCTGAGCGCCTCGATGCCCACCTGCCCCGTCCCGGCGAACAGGTCGAGCCAGCGTGTGTCGCCCACGTCGCCCAGGATGTTGAACAGGTTCTCCTTGACGCGATCCATGATCGGCCGGGTCGTGTCGCCCGGCACGAGCTTCAGTTTCCGCCCCTTGGCCTTGCCGCTAATCACCCGCGCCGCCATATTATTCAATCCTCAACGTGAACAAGTCGGCCCTGTCGCCTATCGTCTGCCCGGCCGCATCGAACACCGGCAAGCGCCAGCCCTCGCTCTGCACCCACAGGCCTGTGGCGACGGTGTAGTCGCCCGGCGGCAGGTCGGCCGGCAGCGCCAGTGAATGCGCGTCGGGCACGTATCTGTCCAGCGGCCAGCGGCGCGTGGGAAAATCGCCGGGATTGAGCTTGTCGGATTGGGCCACCAGTTCACCGTCGCTATCCAGCACGTGGACGAAGACCTGATACTCGATCTCCAACTCACGCAGCGCCTGCCAGTAGAGGGTCAGCTCAATTGTGTCGCCCGGCGCGGCCGTCTCGGTTGCCGTATTGTAGCCCAATAGGGCGATCTGATCGCCAAAGTTTACATAATGATTCACAGCCGGTAAATCAAGCCGTCCGTCCTGTGACGAATAATGAAAAAGGCCCAAGGGCTGCAAGAGCAACGCTAGCGCCGTCAGGCCGCCGCTGACGGCGATGACCGGCCAATCGGCCCGCAACGAAACGGGTGAGGGCGTAGTGGGTGCGGCGTGGGCGACAGGCTTAGTTTGCCTGATGCGCCACGCGACGGCCAGGGCGGCCACGGCACTGGCGGCGGCGATAAGCCAGCCGGCGGTGCGCGGCGGCGTGGAACCAAAGCGCACCTCGACCACGTGCTCGCCCGGCGGTACGAGGACGATGATGAACCCCTCCGGCTCGGCCAGCTCGGTCACGGCCGGTTGGCCGTCGATGGTCACCTGCCAGCCGGGGAAATCGAACTGGTAGAGGCGCAAGCGAAACTGCTTGGGGGCGCTGACGTGGTAGCGGGTCAGCAGCGGGCGCACCGTCTCGGCCGTGACGACCGCGCCATCGGGCATGGCCTCGCGGTTCACGCGGTCGGGCGGCAGGCCTTCGGCGATGGAGCCGATGACCTCGCCGCGCCGCTGGGGCAGCATGATGACCGTGGCCGGCACGTAGTCGGCGGTCGAAGTCGTGCCCAGCCACCGGCCGCTGTTCTCGATGAGCGACATGCGCAGCGTGTTGACCTCGCCGAACGGCGGCCACTCGGCGGGCTGGCTGAGCGGCAAGGCCAATAGCATGGGCAGGGCCACGGCCGCAGCATAGACCCAAACGGCGCGGGATTGGAGAAAGGTGTCGGGCGATGGCGTTGCCGGCCGGCGGGTCAGCGCCTCGACCCCGGCCGCGCCCAGGATCGCCAGCAGCGCCGCCGCCGCGCCCAGCAAGCGCCACGGGAATTGAAAATAGGGCAGGAACGGCAGCGCCTCCCAGATCGGGGTGGCGATGGGCAGCATCAGCAAGAGCGTGATCAGCGCGGCGATGGCGAAGAAGATAAGTTGGCCGCGTTGCCGCGTCCGGCCCAGAAGCAGCATGGCGACACCCAGCAGGCCGCCCAGCCATTGGGCCACGCCCAGATTGAACAGGAAGGGGGATTGCGTGGCCCCCCAGTCGGGCCGCCGCGAGAAGGCCAATAGTTCGCCCAGGCTCAGGAAGTGGGTGCGAAAGTCGTAGTGGTCGCCCGCCCCGATGAGCGTGGTCAGCGTCACAGCGTCGCGCTCCAGGATGACCGGCAGCCAGAAGAAGGCCGCCAGCCCCAGGCCGAGACCCAGCGCCACCGCCGGACGAACGACGGGTGAAAATCGGCCGGGTTGCGGGGCGCCGCGTGTCGTCCACCAGATGAGGATACCCTGCCAACCTACCCAGGCCGCCAGCAAGCCGTAGAAGAACAAGCCCATCAGGTTATGGCTCAGGATGACCGCGGCCACCAGCCCCACGGCGGCCAGCCACGAAGCGGGCGACGGCCGCCGCCGCAGCCGATCGAGCGCCCACAGGGCCAGCGGGAACATGGCGAAGCTGAACGCCTCCGGCAGCGCGCCGCGGATAAACGGGTCGATGTAGTGGATGTAGGGCGAGTAGACGTAGAGCGCCGCGGCCACATAGCCGGCCCGCCGCCCCCAATTGTCGCGCGTGTAGCCGTATAGCCCCAACCCGGCCAGGAACATGCCGCCCACCAGCACGGCCTTGCTCGCCAGCACCGCGTCCACGCGGGGCAACAGCTCCAGCGGCAGCGCCAGATAGTAGGTCAGCGGCGCGTAATAGTTGAAGATCGGGTAGCCGTAGCCGTGGTAGAAGTTGGGCGCCCAGCGCGGATAGAACTCGCCGCCGCGAATGAGCAGGCTCAACTCATGCAGGCGAAAGATGTGGAGTTCGGCGTCCGTCCCTTCGGCCAGCCCGGCACGGCTCAGCAGCGGCCACACGGCCAACAGGCAGATGAGCAGAACGACGAAATAACCGGGATCGACGGCCCGCCAAATGCGCTTCATTGTAGTGGATAGGTTCTAGGTGTTAGGTGCTAGGTGCTAGGGCGGAACCTTCTTTCCTAGAACCTAGCACCTAACCCCTAGCCCCTAATTGATCATATCGACGATGCGGTCGGGATTATCGGCCACGCGGACGCCGGCGGCTTCCAGCGCGGCGATTTTGCCGGCGGCCGTGCCGCTCTTGCCCTCGACGATGGCCCCGGCGTGGCCCATGCGGCGGCCGGGCGGCGCGGTGCTGCCGGCGATGAAGGCCGTCACCCGCTTGCTCATGTGCTCGGCGATGAAGGCCGCGGCCTGCTCCTCGGCGTTGCCGCCGATCTCGCCGATCATAATCACCTCCGACGTGTTGGGATCGTCCTCGAACAGGCGCAACACGTCGATGAAGTCCATGCCCTTGATCGGGTCGCCGCCGATGCCGACACAGGTCGATTGGCCGATGCCGCGTTGGGTCAGGGCGAAGACGACCTCATAGGTCAACGTGCCGCTACGCGAAACCAGCCCGACGCTGCCCGGCGTGACGATGGAGCCGGGGATGATGCCCAGCTTGGCCTCGCCGGGGGTGATGAGGCCGGGGCAGTTCGGCCCGATGAGCCGCGTCCGGCGCTGATCCAGATAGTTGCGGACGGCGATCATGTCCAGCACCGGGATGTGCTCGGTCAGGCAGACGACCAGCGGCAGCCCGGCGTCGGCGGCCTCATACATCGCATCGGGCGCGAATTTGGCCGGCACGAAGATGATGGAGGCGTTGGCCCCGGTGGCTTCGGCCGCCTCGCGCACCGAGTCGAAGATGGGCACGGGGCCTTTGTCGCCGTCAAAGCTCTGGCCGCCCTTGCCCGGCACAACGCCGCCGACGACGTTGGTGCCGAAGGCGATCATCTGGTTGGTGTGGAATGTGCCCTCGCGGCCGGTGATACCCTGGACGAGTAGACGTGTGTTCTTGTCGACGAGAATGCTCATGATGCCCCTCCAATCGTCCGCGCGGCCTCGGCCGCCGCTACAGCCTTCTGCGCCGCCTCGGATAGCGTGGCGGCGGTCAGCATGTCGGCTTCGGCCAGCAAGGCCAGCCCTTCGGCGGCGTTCGTGCCCGCCAGCCGCACCACCATCGGCACGGTCGTATCGATCTGCTCCAGCGCGCTCAGGATGCCCCGTGCCACTTCATCGCCACGGGTGATGCCGCCGAAAATATTGAACAGCACCGCCTCGACCTTGGGATCGGAGAGGATCAGCCGCAGCGCCGTCGCCACCTGATCGGCCCGCGCGCCGCCGCCGATGTCGAGGAAGTTGGCCGGCTCGCCGCCATAGAGCTGGATGATGTCCATCGTCGCCATCGCCAGCCCGGCCCCGTTGACCATGCAGCCGATGTTGCCGTCCAGTTGGATGAAGGTGATGCCGGTGCGGCGGGCTTCGGCCTCGGCCGGCGGCTCCTCTTCCACGTCGCGCATCTCGGCCAGGCGGGGCTGGCGGGCGAGGGCGTTGTCGTCAATCGACATCTTGCCATCCAGGGCCAGCAGCTTGCCCTCGCCGGTGATGATGAGCGGGTTGATCTCGGTCAGCGAGGCGTCGTTGGCCCGGAAGCAGTTGTACAGGCCGACGACGATCTTGTGGAAGTCGCCCCAGACCTCGCGCGGCAAGCCCATGCGCTGGGCCAGATAGGTCGTCTGGAAGCCGCGCACGCCGAGGTTCGGATCGACCTGAAGGAGATGGATCTTCTCCGGC is drawn from Candidatus Promineifilum breve and contains these coding sequences:
- a CDS encoding ribonuclease HII codes for the protein MARPGLYPAPNLSLERELAAHYDLVCVAGVDEAGRGALAGPVYAAAVVLPLDNASLTETLRDVADSKLLPPATRERLFDVICDAALAFGIGSVAAVEIDRAGILAATRAAMTAAVGALSPAAQGILVDGPLRLVGGKLPQRPIVRGDRQSLSIAAASILAKVSRDRTMIALDERAPGYGFARHKGYGTAEHLAALGRLGPHPEHRRSFAPLRTGLFSRTE
- a CDS encoding cyclic 2,3-diphosphoglycerate synthase, with amino-acid sequence MTSQRPVRTIIAGAAGRDFHDFNTVYRHNESARVIGFTATQIPNIDGRLYPPALSGPLYPDGLPIYPESELTDLIGKHEIDEVVFSYSDVSHEYVMHLASRVLAAGAGFRLMNPRQTMLKSTRPIVAVCAVRTGSGKSQTSRKVLDILKGELGYQRVVAVRHPMPYGDLAAQAVQRFASNADMDRAHCTIEEREEYEPYIDRGAVIFAGVDYEAILRQAEAEADVIIWDGGNNDLPFFRPDYHIVVVDPHRPGHEVRYHPGEANLRMADAVVINKIDTADAAGVNTVLANVRAANPTAAIVRGASPLFVDDPAAIKGKRVLVIEDGPTLTHGEMAYGAGVVAAQQFGAADIVDPRPYAVRTIADTYRKYPTTGAVLPAMGYGREQMADLEETINRTPVDMVLIATPIDLGRLVDIDKPNQRVRYELQEIGRPTLTDLLRQKFGK
- the xerA gene encoding site-specific tyrosine recombinase/integron integrase, with the translated sequence MEEQLLAFLSHLKQEYHYSENTVAAYRNDLNQFLDYVEGRAGANLTDWASVSEDDIEAYLTFMKHKAQPYASSTIARKVAAIKSFYNFLATQGLVDENPTLDVDSPKVKKRLPQTLTLEEVERLLDAPQSGHSAKNLRDVTLLNVLYETGMRVTEVVSIQLEDVALDRSALSSPTRQGDARDIPIEESTKALLDQYLAEGRPQLAKDNQERALFLNHRGEKLTRQGLWLIIKGYAKQAGLNTEVTPHTLRHSFAVHRLSKGSKLEDIQRLLGHANISTTQIYIQMEASDHEHAATSAVV
- a CDS encoding purine-nucleoside phosphorylase is translated as MPSVEISAAADFIRQRTQRRPKIGLILGSGLNPLAEAIESPDVIPTGDIPHWPISTVQGHAGRLVIGELEGQAVLVLQGRIHFYEGYPMAVVTLPVRVMIALGIEMLIVTNAAGGLNPSFAPGDLMLIRDHLNFPGMAGNNPLFGPNDEATGPRFPDMTQAYDPALRDVARRAAAAAGLTLREGVYAYVAGPSFETPAELRFLQIAGGDAVGMSTAPEVVVAHHAGVRVLGISTIANLALPDPPPGLTVNHEEVLATGQLAVPRLILLVRGILQQLSATS
- the rsmD gene encoding 16S rRNA (guanine(966)-N(2))-methyltransferase RsmD, producing MAARVISGKAKGRKLKLVPGDTTRPIMDRVKENLFNILGDVGDTRWLDLFAGTGQVGIEALSRGAAEVVFVDKARAAIQTIRDNLAHTRLEDGAKVVAGDALAYLRAAPGPPFDVVYIAPPQYMEIWIEPLRLIDAAIDRYLTAGGLVIVQIDPREYKPVELANLTLSDERRYGNTMLCFYQAGS
- a CDS encoding 6-pyruvoyl-tetrahydropterin synthase-related protein, giving the protein MKRIWRAVDPGYFVVLLICLLAVWPLLSRAGLAEGTDAELHIFRLHELSLLIRGGEFYPRWAPNFYHGYGYPIFNYYAPLTYYLALPLELLPRVDAVLASKAVLVGGMFLAGLGLYGYTRDNWGRRAGYVAAALYVYSPYIHYIDPFIRGALPEAFSFAMFPLALWALDRLRRRPSPASWLAAVGLVAAVILSHNLMGLFFYGLLAAWVGWQGILIWWTTRGAPQPGRFSPVVRPAVALGLGLGLAAFFWLPVILERDAVTLTTLIGAGDHYDFRTHFLSLGELLAFSRRPDWGATQSPFLFNLGVAQWLGGLLGVAMLLLGRTRQRGQLIFFAIAALITLLLMLPIATPIWEALPFLPYFQFPWRLLGAAAALLAILGAAGVEALTRRPATPSPDTFLQSRAVWVYAAAVALPMLLALPLSQPAEWPPFGEVNTLRMSLIENSGRWLGTTSTADYVPATVIMLPQRRGEVIGSIAEGLPPDRVNREAMPDGAVVTAETVRPLLTRYHVSAPKQFRLRLYQFDFPGWQVTIDGQPAVTELAEPEGFIIVLVPPGEHVVEVRFGSTPPRTAGWLIAAASAVAALAVAWRIRQTKPVAHAAPTTPSPVSLRADWPVIAVSGGLTALALLLQPLGLFHYSSQDGRLDLPAVNHYVNFGDQIALLGYNTATETAAPGDTIELTLYWQALRELEIEYQVFVHVLDSDGELVAQSDKLNPGDFPTRRWPLDRYVPDAHSLALPADLPPGDYTVATGLWVQSEGWRLPVFDAAGQTIGDRADLFTLRIE
- the sucD gene encoding succinate--CoA ligase subunit alpha; translation: MSILVDKNTRLLVQGITGREGTFHTNQMIAFGTNVVGGVVPGKGGQSFDGDKGPVPIFDSVREAAEATGANASIIFVPAKFAPDAMYEAADAGLPLVVCLTEHIPVLDMIAVRNYLDQRRTRLIGPNCPGLITPGEAKLGIIPGSIVTPGSVGLVSRSGTLTYEVVFALTQRGIGQSTCVGIGGDPIKGMDFIDVLRLFEDDPNTSEVIMIGEIGGNAEEQAAAFIAEHMSKRVTAFIAGSTAPPGRRMGHAGAIVEGKSGTAAGKIAALEAAGVRVADNPDRIVDMIN
- the sucC gene encoding ADP-forming succinate--CoA ligase subunit beta, coding for MNLHEYQAKRLFAEHGIPIPRGEVAQTPAEARAITQELGGRAVVKSQVLTGGRGKAGGIKLAQSPDEAEANAKAILGMQIKGLTVNKVLVDELAPGIRQELYLAVLIDRGNRRPMIMASAAGGMDIEEVAETTPEKIHLLQVDPNLGVRGFQTTYLAQRMGLPREVWGDFHKIVVGLYNCFRANDASLTEINPLIITGEGKLLALDGKMSIDDNALARQPRLAEMRDVEEEPPAEAEARRTGITFIQLDGNIGCMVNGAGLAMATMDIIQLYGGEPANFLDIGGGARADQVATALRLILSDPKVEAVLFNIFGGITRGDEVARGILSALEQIDTTVPMVVRLAGTNAAEGLALLAEADMLTAATLSEAAQKAVAAAEAARTIGGAS